A genome region from Sphingobacteriaceae bacterium GW460-11-11-14-LB5 includes the following:
- a CDS encoding UDP-N-acetylglucosamine 2-epimerase (non-hydrolyzing), whose amino-acid sequence MKICTIIGARPQFIKAAVISRVIRDIEGVEEIMIHTGQHFDANMSDVFFEELDIRKPDFQLKIGGGSHGQNTGRMLEAIEEVLLAEKPDWVLVYGDTDSTLAGALAAVKIHIPVAHVEAGLRSFNRKMPEEINRILTDHASDLLFAPTITAIHNLKNEGVTDNKVYQVGDVMYDATLFYKERAKRPQVDNIESEFVLCTIHRADNTNDLSRLGNIIDALNIIAANHQIILPIHPRTAGVIKKIDGIKLHQNIKIIEPVGFLEMNWLLQNCSLVMTDSGGVQKEAFFHLKPCLTLRDETEWVELIEAGVNMLASPVDADIVSAFKAMHGKTIDSGLSLYGDGRTGQRILEVISSR is encoded by the coding sequence ATGAAAATTTGTACAATCATTGGCGCTAGGCCACAATTTATAAAAGCTGCGGTAATATCAAGGGTAATAAGAGACATAGAAGGTGTAGAAGAGATTATGATCCATACCGGGCAACATTTTGATGCTAATATGTCTGATGTGTTTTTTGAAGAACTAGATATTCGTAAGCCTGATTTTCAATTGAAAATTGGTGGTGGCAGCCATGGACAGAATACGGGTAGAATGTTAGAGGCAATTGAAGAAGTGCTTTTAGCCGAAAAACCAGATTGGGTATTGGTTTATGGAGATACTGATTCGACTTTAGCTGGTGCGCTGGCGGCCGTAAAAATACATATTCCTGTTGCCCATGTTGAGGCTGGCCTAAGGTCGTTTAACCGTAAGATGCCCGAAGAGATTAATAGAATTCTGACGGATCATGCGTCTGATCTTTTATTTGCTCCAACAATCACAGCTATTCATAATCTCAAAAATGAAGGGGTTACTGATAATAAAGTTTATCAGGTTGGAGATGTAATGTACGATGCAACCCTATTTTACAAGGAAAGAGCGAAACGACCTCAAGTTGATAATATTGAATCAGAGTTTGTACTATGTACCATTCATAGAGCAGATAATACAAACGATTTATCAAGACTTGGAAATATAATCGATGCTTTAAATATAATTGCTGCAAATCATCAAATTATACTTCCAATTCATCCGCGGACTGCAGGTGTGATTAAAAAAATAGATGGTATAAAATTACATCAAAACATTAAAATAATTGAACCTGTTGGATTTTTAGAGATGAACTGGTTGTTGCAAAATTGTTCGCTGGTAATGACGGATAGTGGCGGCGTACAAAAAGAAGCATTTTTCCATTTAAAGCCATGTTTAACGCTTCGCGATGAAACGGAGTGGGTTGAACTCATTGAAGCTGGCGTAAATATGTTAGCCTCTCCAGTAGATGCTGATATTGTAAGTGCTTTTAAAGCAATGCATGGAAAAACAATAGATTCTGGTTTAAGTCTTTACGGTGATGGTAGAACAGGTCAACGCATTCTTGAGGTAATTTCATCTAGATAG
- a CDS encoding imidazole glycerol phosphate synthase subunit HisH has product MDNNKIYIPNLSLGNTKSVVNMINRLGGEVIIANSPEDLLQAKKVILPGVGSFDVGMKELNEHGWVEALNIVALEKKIPVLGICLGMQFFFDESEEGVLPGLGWIPGKLIKFVSQPENPIKVPHMGWNAIKVYKSNGLFPIQDEELRYYFVHSYHAVCEDANHVVATAYHGSDVTASVQKDNIYGFQFHPEKSHRFGMELLKNFLSI; this is encoded by the coding sequence ATGGATAATAACAAGATATACATACCGAACTTATCGTTAGGGAATACTAAATCGGTGGTAAATATGATTAATCGTTTGGGTGGTGAAGTAATTATTGCTAATTCACCTGAGGATTTACTTCAGGCAAAAAAAGTAATATTGCCAGGTGTGGGGTCTTTTGATGTGGGCATGAAGGAGTTGAACGAACACGGTTGGGTTGAGGCTTTAAATATTGTAGCACTCGAAAAAAAAATACCGGTTTTGGGAATTTGCCTGGGTATGCAGTTCTTTTTTGATGAAAGTGAAGAAGGAGTACTGCCAGGACTCGGATGGATTCCTGGAAAGCTAATAAAGTTTGTATCACAACCCGAAAACCCAATCAAGGTTCCTCATATGGGTTGGAATGCTATAAAGGTGTATAAATCTAATGGGTTATTTCCTATTCAGGATGAAGAACTACGTTATTATTTTGTTCATTCGTATCATGCTGTCTGTGAAGATGCTAATCATGTTGTAGCAACAGCCTATCATGGTTCTGATGTTACTGCTTCGGTACAAAAAGACAATATTTATGGTTTTCAATTTCATCCGGAGAAGAGTCATCGATTTGGAATGGAATTATTGAAAAATTTTTTATCAATATAA
- a CDS encoding imidazole glycerol phosphate synthase subunit HisF: MLKHRVIPALLLNQHGGLVKTTKFAAPKYIGDPLNAMRIFNTKEVDELMVLDIDASKLKREPNYGLIEQFAGECFMPLCYGGGIKTIDQAYKIFKLGVEKICLQTAVLEDLDLVRDLVARFGSSAIVVSVDVKKDWLQRPKLFKSSEGKNANENWISYIKQAVDAGAGEILLNAVDKDGTLQGSDLTLIKQASGEISAPLIALGGIGSLKDIKDAVDAGASAVAAGAFFVFHGPHRAVLITYPQYQELLTLFNTK; this comes from the coding sequence ATGCTTAAACATAGAGTTATACCTGCCCTGTTACTAAATCAACATGGTGGTCTTGTAAAAACAACCAAATTCGCTGCTCCGAAATACATTGGTGATCCATTGAATGCAATGCGTATTTTCAATACAAAAGAAGTAGATGAGTTGATGGTGCTCGATATTGATGCAAGCAAACTAAAACGCGAGCCAAATTACGGTCTTATAGAGCAATTTGCAGGTGAATGTTTTATGCCATTGTGTTATGGTGGTGGGATTAAAACAATTGACCAAGCCTATAAAATTTTCAAATTAGGAGTTGAAAAAATCTGCCTGCAGACAGCAGTTTTAGAAGACCTCGATTTGGTAAGGGATTTGGTCGCAAGATTTGGCAGCTCTGCTATTGTTGTTTCAGTAGATGTTAAAAAAGACTGGCTTCAAAGACCTAAGCTTTTTAAGTCAAGTGAAGGAAAAAATGCTAATGAAAATTGGATAAGTTATATAAAACAGGCAGTTGATGCAGGTGCAGGGGAAATTTTGTTAAATGCTGTAGATAAAGACGGTACCTTACAAGGATCTGATTTAACATTAATAAAACAGGCCAGTGGAGAAATATCTGCTCCCCTTATCGCATTAGGAGGAATTGGCAGTTTAAAGGATATTAAAGATGCTGTAGATGCCGGTGCTAGTGCAGTTGCTGCGGGTGCTTTTTTTGTTTTTCATGGTCCTCATCGTGCTGTTTTGATTACCTATCCGCAATACCAAGAATTATTAACCTTATTTAATACCAAGTAA
- a CDS encoding ExsB family protein, which yields MTRPYEICTKCVMDTSDPDIVFDEQGVCNHCHTHDLQIKRKVFSGEEGEKKLKEIVDRIKDKNKNNDYDCVIGVSGGVDSTYVAYKVKQLGLRPLAVHLDNGWDSELAIKNVENICRKLEIDLHTIVLDWNEFRDLQLAFLKASTPDSEIPSDHAIVVSMLRTAKMINVDNILTGYNVKTETHLPAEWSQGHFDWGYIKNIHKKFGKVKLKTFPHLNLANFLFPPYSKKFINILDYIDFSKKDAMPILEKEIGWRYYGGKHYESIYTRWFQGYWLPTKFGYDKRRSHLSSLICAGEISRDSALEELKKSTYPEDLQKEDTAYVLKKFDLTQEQLDSILNAPRKSYWDYAPYGRVYRTLLYRVLRKLYRAVKHRG from the coding sequence ATGACAAGACCATACGAAATATGTACGAAGTGTGTAATGGATACATCAGATCCGGATATTGTATTTGATGAACAAGGAGTATGTAATCATTGCCATACCCACGATTTGCAGATAAAGCGAAAAGTTTTTTCTGGTGAAGAAGGTGAAAAAAAACTTAAGGAAATTGTAGATAGAATAAAAGATAAAAATAAGAATAATGATTACGACTGCGTAATAGGTGTTAGTGGTGGTGTAGATAGTACTTACGTTGCCTATAAGGTAAAACAGCTTGGCTTAAGGCCTTTAGCTGTACACCTCGATAATGGCTGGGATTCGGAATTAGCAATTAAAAATGTAGAAAATATATGCCGTAAATTAGAAATTGATTTACATACTATTGTTTTAGATTGGAATGAATTTAGAGATCTGCAATTGGCTTTCTTAAAAGCCTCAACTCCCGATTCCGAAATTCCAAGTGATCACGCTATTGTGGTTTCGATGCTTAGAACAGCGAAAATGATAAATGTGGATAATATTTTAACAGGATATAATGTTAAAACAGAAACGCATCTACCTGCAGAATGGTCTCAGGGGCATTTCGACTGGGGATATATAAAAAATATCCATAAGAAATTTGGGAAAGTGAAGTTGAAAACATTCCCACACTTAAATCTGGCTAATTTTCTGTTTCCACCTTATAGTAAAAAATTTATTAACATTCTGGATTATATAGATTTTTCTAAGAAAGATGCGATGCCTATTTTAGAAAAAGAGATTGGATGGCGTTATTATGGAGGTAAGCACTACGAATCTATTTATACCCGTTGGTTTCAGGGATATTGGTTACCTACAAAATTTGGTTATGATAAAAGACGATCCCATCTTTCAAGTCTTATTTGTGCCGGAGAAATTTCAAGAGATTCAGCATTAGAAGAGCTTAAAAAATCTACCTATCCTGAAGACCTGCAAAAGGAAGATACTGCTTATGTTTTGAAAAAATTCGATCTTACTCAGGAGCAGTTAGACAGCATTTTAAATGCACCAAGAAAATCATATTGGGATTACGCTCCTTATGGTAGAGTATACAGAACTTTACTTTACAGAGTGCTCAGAAAGTTGTACAGGGCAGTAAAACATAGGGGATAG